The Kogia breviceps isolate mKogBre1 chromosome 8, mKogBre1 haplotype 1, whole genome shotgun sequence DNA window tcttctctctggtcCGGCAGAAAATGAGCAATTTCCCCATCAGAACCTTACTTTTTGGTCTCATAGAATCCTTATTTTTCCCGTTAGTTTCCACCAATTCGTATTGCAAGCACAGAGAAGTCGCTGACTAGGAGGTGTCCTGGGTTGTGACTTGAAACGTTGGAGTTCTGTTCAGGTTATACTGTTATTTCaccatgtagtttttttttttttttttttttttttttttttgcggtacgcgggcctctcaccgctgtggcctctcccgttgtggagcacaggctccggacgcgcaggctcagcggccacggctcacgggcccagccgctccgcggcacgtgggatcttcccggaccggggcacgaacccgcgtcccctgcatcggcaggcggactcccaaccactgcgccaccagggaagccctcaccatgtAGTTTTGGACCCATTACTGAACCTCATTATAGCATGCGAACATGGACCACACTGGTCGTTTCCAAACCCGGGCAAATCTCACAGTCACCTGAGCTTTGTACAAATAAGCTTTAAACCCTGGTTCTATTCCTCAGAGATTTAACTGGGTTGTGAAATTCTGCGCTTTAAAAAGTTCTGCAGATGATTCAGAGTCACACCCACGTGTAGGACCCATTGGACCAGGTGTGGCCCAAGGAGTCTATGCAATGCCTTGATGATGCACGAGAAGAGCTGAGGCATCTCCCAGTGTGACCACTGGGCGACCTCAACTGCagaccccctcttcctcctcttgttTCTCTTCATTCCACATCCTCACTATGGACTCCACTTTGTATTCCAGCTATGAGATGCCAGGAATGCATACACGTTCTCCCTACAGCACAGCTAGCAGCCAAGTGAAGAGGTCCTAAGCCTGGAGTCCACGGACCCCTGTCCATGGCTAGGCTTTAGAAGATGGAGGAATCCCCTAAAATTATACGCAAATGTGATACGAATGTGCATTTATACGGTGAAAGGGAGGGAACCCCTTATGGAGAATCATTAGATTCTCAAAAGAGTCCATGACCCAAAAAAAGGTGAAGAACCCTGGTCTAATGGGACGGACAAGACAAAGAGCTGCAACGGGGTGACGAGCCCTACATCGGAAGCGTGTGCTAAATGCCAGAGGAGTTCGAGTCTGGGTGCAACTAGCTGCAACTCCTGTTCTTCCAGTGACtccctttctcatcttttttcttttctctctctctttttttaaaagttttcccttGGTCACGCTTAGCTAAATATAAAGTGAATTCTTTATTAATACAGCTCAGGGCAACAAACCTCTACTTGAAACCCTCCTATTTACTGGACGGAGAAGATTCCTCCATGAGTAAGATGTGCTCCCTAGCTGGTCATATTCTGTCCCGTAAGGTGTTACAATTATGCTAAACATTCAAATTCAAACAAGCGCAAAACAAAGTTTTGTGGGAGCACAGAAGCAGGAGAGAGCAATTCCAGCCGGGGAGCCAGAAGCAGGTGTCACTGAGGGGTAGCTCTGGAGCCTGGTTGGCCCcaaaggatggatggaaggaggTTATTCCATCAGAAGGAACAGAGTGAGAAAAGACGTGGGGAAGGCGAGGGAGCTCACTGTGTTTGAGGCACTAGGAGGAACCTCATGTGCCTGAAGCAATGAGGGGTGTTGAGAGGAAGATTCAGAAAAAAGactgagggatttccctggtggtccggtggttaggactctgcgcttccactgcagtgggcaggggttcaatccctggtcagagaacaaagatcccgcatgctgcgtggccaaaaaaaaaaaaaaaccaaaaactgaaaGACGGGCGAGGACAGGATGTTGGAGCCACTTGAATGGTCTGCTCAGGAGTTTGGAGTTACAGTATTTTATAGACAAAGACAGATATTGGACAGTTGTGGGTAAGTAACGATATGTTGAGATCCATTCTTCAGGAAGATTATTCTGCCAGGGATATAAAATGCATTAAGGCAAAGCAAAGATCAGAGATGGAGACATCTGTTAGGAAGCCACTGCACCCCCAGAGGAACTGAGGCAGAGGGGATGGAAAGGAGGGGGCAGACTCACATGCTGATTGGATGGAGGAATGGGGTCCTGAGAAGGGAGACGTCAGGGTGATGCCCAGGATTCTAAACCTGAGTCACCTGGGGAATAAGGTGCTgttcagagagagacaaagagaacaCAGAGCAGGACAGACTTGGGGCGGAGAAAGTATATCAGACAAGAATTAAATTCACCCGCTAGTGACAAACACCTAAAGTAACATCTTTAATAAGATGCAGatctgggaattctctggtggtcccgtggttaggctttcgggctttcactgccctggcctgggttcaatccctgatccgggaactgagatcccacaaactgCGGTGGTGCAGCCAGaacaaaaaagagatgaaaagatgGAGATTTGATTCCTCACAAAGAAGTCAGAAGGTGGCCAGTCCACGGCTGGTGTGGCAGCTCCATGACATCACCAGACTCCTCCTCTTTCTGCTTTAGCTGTCTATGGCTGTCACCCTCATATAGTGCCATCCTCTGAGTCTCCTCAAGATTTCAAGATGGCCCACCGAACACCTGCCAAAATGTCCACATTCTAGGCAGGaggctggaggaaggggaggaagaaggaaaaaaaaaaaagatgttcttcCCGGATAAGTCAGCCCCCTACTTTCCCAGAAGCCCCACCTGGTCCTTTCCATGTATATGTCATCGGCCACCTCTGGCTACAAAGGAGGTTGGGAAACATATATGTGGTCTTCAGGAGGAAAACaagtgttctctctctttttaaaaaaaaaaaaaaaaaaatatttatttatttggttgcacctggTCTAAGtggcggcatgcatgtgggatcttagttccccgaccagggatcgaacccatgccccctgtattgggagagcggagtcttaaccactgcaccaccagggaagtcccacaagtgTTCTCttaggaaggaagaggggagatggGTACAGAATGGGCAGTTGGTAGCCTCTGCCCCAGAAGAGGTGGGCTTTATTCTTAACAAATTGTACTTAACGTGTTGGTCAGACATTTCGATGGAGATAGAAGACAGGGATCAGAGAAGTGTCTGGACTTCAGGAGGTAACAGGTACCGGATATAGAGACCTGGGGTGCCCTGAAAGAAGTGATGACCAAAATCACAGAAAGGAACAAAGTCACCACGGGGCAGATTGTAAAGAGAGATGAGAAGTGCAAAGACGGAATCTTAGCAGCCCAGGAGGAAGGGGCACCAACAGTCTGAGGGGTGAGTGCAGTATCCGCAAGAGAATTCTCAGCAGGGTGTGGTCCCCATTACCAAATGCTGTAGGTCAAGGGGAAGGAGGGCTAAGCAGGACCACTGGCTCTGGTGACTGGGAAGTCGCTGGAGGTCCCTCAAGTAGGGATGAGGGTGGGAAGCAGAGTCCaaggagttgagaagaaagtgcaagaTGCCGAGGTAGAGACATGGGCACGTGACCACGTCTTGGAGAACCTGGGCCGTGACAAAagaggggcagggttggaggtGGCAAAGGCTTCAGGAGAAGTCGGATTGAAGGAAACGTTTTGAGGGTTTGGTGGAACAGCCTGTGAGGTCTGTGATTTACGCTGCATACATATCTCACTCCTTGGTTAGAGATCAGGTTGGAAACCTTGCCTGTGGAGGCATCTGTGCCCCTCTGAACACCTGGGCGGATGTTTTTGCTCCCCAGGTAGGGCCGGTGAGGCACACACACATCTTCTCACGTGCCACACCTGCCCAGGCGGAGCAGTAACTCTTGACGCCCTGTAAGCCAAGCAAAGACTCCCAGGTCTGACGAAGGGCTCCGCCGCTTCCTGCTGAACCATGATGTCAGGGTCGGGTTGAAAGGCGGTTTCCATCTGGCCAAGGCCAGAAACACAGAGAGGAGCATTCAGGGTGAAGTCAAAGcagcaaataggaaaaaaaaaaaaacttggaggcAGAGGCTTCCAGGAGACCTAATCGGAGGCCGGAATGTGGGAGGGAAAGGGCCAAGGCCGGGACCAGTCAGGAGGGTGGGAGATATCACGGTCAGGCTGGTAGCCTAGATGAGAAATGGAGATGCCTGGAGAGACAGCAGCAGGAGTTCCTCGGGGGCTGGCGGGTCTACTGGATTGTGTCCCATGTTCCCCGAACGCCCAACCTGCCTACATCCCAAAGTCTTGacccccattttctttttttaaaaaatttattttattgaagtatagttgatttacaatgttgtgttaatttctgctgtacagcaaagtgactcagttatacacatatatacattctttttcatactcttttccatgatggtttatcccaggagattgaatacagttccctgtgctatgcagtaggacctcgttatccatccattctatatataatagtttgaatCTAGTAACCACGAACTctcagtccctccctccccccctccccttcccccttggcaaccacaagtctgtttgaCCCCCATTTTCTATAACTGATGCACAGATAGTGATGACTAGTGTATGTgaggtgaaaaataaaatcacaccaAGGTTGATCTTTACCTGGTGACCTTAAAATAACCATGCAGATTTAACTACGTGACCACATACTTTGACATCCCCGATTTCTTAAACCGATCTGACCTCTCCTAAGCTTGataagagaacaaaataaaattcttctttaTGGGTGACCTTGATGAGCTGTGTTTGGCTCCAAAAACCCGACGGAGGCTACAACGCGGTGCAGAGTTGCTGTGCTCATTCTGTTAACTTGCTGTGTCACCTGTGGTGAGTTAACCTCACCTCCCCGAGCCCCAGTTTTCTTTGTGAAATGACAGAGCTGGGCTAGTTTTCTGCTTCTTTCCAATTCTGAAATTCTACAAACTTAAAGAACTGCATGTCAAACTGCTGCACGGTCCTTGATAAATAGGTGCTTCAGGAGTACTTGCATTGGCACCAAAGTAGACGACAGGAGGACTTGATCTCCTCGCTGCCTTGGACCAATAGCTGTCCCTGgtctttctccctcctccacctccatctTGCAGGTATGCATCCTCGAGTGTGAAAGGAAGGTTTTGTCCGGCCCTCTCTGGACTCCGTGCACCAAGGTCATGGCGAGGGGCTCCTGGCAGCTCAGCCCTGCTGACCCAGACCACGTGGCAGCTGCTCTTGACCAGCCAAGAGCCTCTGAGATGCAGCATCTGAAGAGAATGCCCCGTGTCAGGAGCCTCTTCCAAGCTCAGAAAGGGACAGAGCCCGgcgtggaggaggtgggggacaTGGAGAAGAAACAGCTGCAGAAGAGGTTCGGGGGTTTCACCGGAGCCCGGAAGTCGGCCCGGAAGTTGGCCAACCAGAAGCGGTTCAGTGAGTTCATGAGGCAGTACCTGGTCCTGAGCATGCAGTCCAGCCAGCGCCGGCGCACCCTGAACCAGAATGGTAATGCGTAGCCGGAAGGGGAGCCCCTCCCAGCTGTACCATCCACTTCAACCCATGAGTGAGTGGGGCCCGAATGGGCTGGGGGCAAAAAGAAACCTCCTCTACCCCTGTCTTAGCCATCCTCTCTGGCCTGGGGAAGCACACTGGCccccaaacacatacacacaccctacACCACCTCCCGGGGTTCGGCTCCTGGGAGGCCTGGGAGGTAAACCCACCTCCCTACCTCCTGCCCGCCTTCTCTCTGGGAGCAAAGACTTTCCTGGGAGTGCTGTCGACACTGACCACTGCCATTAAGAGACTGGTTACCATGGGGATAATAGTAGTGTGTTGAGATAACTAATTCCTCTATAGCTCTCCAGGAGCTTAGTTTCTATGGGGACAGTTAAGTGGACCAATCCTCCTATCTGGTTGCCATAGAAACCATTCACTCACCTTTCCTCCGAGACTAAGAACCGAGAACTGGACCTACGCTTAGCCATTCGCAGAgagtctgatttctgtggctctGATGTTGCTATTTCACCTTCAAAGATGGCTtagctctcccttcccttccccctgtATCTCAAGGTGACTGGCTTCCACGGAAACCATGAAACTTTCCCAATCTCCCCCAGTCAAGGAGTTCTGGTTAGGACCAGTTCTTGTCAGGAcactttctgcttttctttcttccacacATCACTCGTCCATCTGACCACTTTGCCAGAGACGGGCTGATTCTTTGCAGCCAATGGAACCTGAGCAAGGCTTTGAGAATCTGGCCCAAATGACCTGAGTCGCTTTTGGAAGAGGGACTAAGGGATCATCCTCTTTCCTCAGATTTTGCCTCTTTCCAGGTGCCATTTTTGTTGCTTTCTtgcccttcttcctctctcccttctggtATGTTCTTACCCCCACAGACATGTTTATACATGTACCTATAATGCAGACCAGATGATAAACATCAGAGATGCTCATTTATTGCCCAGTCATTACAAACTCAGCTTTCCTCAGCCCATCAACTTACACATAACTTTGAGTGGCACAGTGGAATTGTCTGAAAATCTAAGAAAATCCCAACCATCAAGCGTGTATGCCGTAATTCATGTGTGGGAATGTGATTATCTGCAGGATCTCATATCTTTCCTTAAACAGTCTAGAAACTTCCCCTAACAGAACGAACTAATCAGTTGGTCAAAAAACTTTCCCCAAACACTGTTACCCAGGTGGGGGCTTTTCCCTGACTCAGAGGCATAAGAGGAAAAAGTCTGCATGTGCTGTGTTATCTTGCTTCCCGAACGTCAAAGGTAGCCAGATGGTTCAAAATCTTCCTTCAGAGTATATTAATACACGTGT harbors:
- the PNOC gene encoding prepronociceptin isoform X2 is translated as MKTLFCDLLLLSLFSSVSSTCQKDCMACREKLRPPLDSVNLEVCILECERKVLSGPLWTPCTKVMARGSWQLSPADPDHVAAALDQPRASEMQHLKRMPRVRSLFQAQKGTEPGVEEVGDMEKKQLQKRFGGFTGARKSARKLANQKRFSEFMRQYLVLSMQSSQRRRTLNQNGVRVIHKSACLQPQTCRLGVRTPYSPRP
- the PNOC gene encoding prepronociceptin isoform X1; translated protein: MKTLFCDLLLLSLFSSVSSTCQKDCMACREKLRPPLDSVNLEVCILECERKVLSGPLWTPCTKVMARGSWQLSPADPDHVAAALDQPRASEMQHLKRMPRVRSLFQAQKGTEPGVEEVGDMEKKQLQKRFGGFTGARKSARKLANQKRFSEFMRQYLVLSMQSSQRRRTLNQNGNA